The following is a genomic window from Fervidobacterium sp..
TAACAATTATACCAACTTTTGTCAAAGTTTCATTAAATTTTACCCTTGCTACTACACCAAAATCATCTCTTTCTGTGAATTGGTAGGCTGCACCTTCTTTTGATATTGGCTCCACCCACCATATCCAAAGGTTCCAACCATCATAGTTGCCATCCCAACGATGGTAGTGAATGATAAGTTCCGTCCCCGCGAACATAATCACAACATAAAACAGTACAAATAAAACACTAAGTTTTCTCAACTTTTCAATCATACTCGCACCTCCACTTTAAAATGTTTAAACCGTTTTTTCACCACCTTTGTTATTATATCGCAACTTTTAACTAGTGAATATAAGATTTGGAAATATTTCCAGTTCTAATTAACATTTCTTAACAATTCAAAATTTTCGCAAAACATTTAGGTAGGATAATAAAACTGCAAGTTATAAACCTAATACGTGGAGGTGTTAGTGATGAAAAGGTTCTTAGTTGCTATTTTGATGTTAGTGCTTTCATTGAGTATCTTTGCAAACACACTTGTCATCAAAGGTTCAAACACACTCTTAGATGTTGCTCAGCTTTGGGTTGAAGCGTTTAGTAAGATGTATCCAAATGTAAAAGTAACATTGGAAGGTGCAGGTAGTTCCACGGGAATCGCCGCACTTTTTAACAACACTACAGACATAGCAAATTCCAGTAGATGGCTTAAAGACGCTGAGATTCAAAACATGTTTAATTCAAAGAAATGGTTTGCTCCAATTCTCGTTGCTTGGGATGGTATTGCGATAGTAGTACACAAAGACTTACCAATAACCAACATAACAATTCAACAATTGAGAGACATATACACAGGTAAGATTACAAGATGGAATCAAATTGATCCAAACCTTCCAGCAAGAGATATTGTAGTATTCTCAAGAAACACTGCTTCAGGAACATTTGAAGTCTTCAAAGAAAAAGTACTTGGCGATGAGAAAATGTCTCCAAGAGTAAGAATGCTTGAATCATCAATGGCAGAACTTGAAACGGTTGCAAAAACGCCATTCTCAATAGCATACTTCGGTGTTGGCTACGTCGATCCAAACCAAGTTAAAGTACTCACAGTAAATAACATCGCTCCAAACAAGACAAATATACTCGCCGGTAAGTATCCTCTTTCCAGACCACTTTTCGTGTTCGTTGATGTAACAAATGGTTGGCCAGAAGAAGGTCCTGTTGCCGAATATCTGAAATTTATTGTGTCAAAGAGAGGACAAGAACTTGTAGAAAAGGCAGGATTTGTCGCAGCTCTCGGTCAGTAATGATAAAATGATAATAATAACAAATTCAATTAACTAATCAAGGATATTTTGTTGTATAATTATATCAGATTATATGAGGGTAGTAGGTGTTACAACACCGCTACCTTCATTCTTAGAGTTTTCGGAATACAAAACTACTTTAGTTCACAAAGTAGTTTAGAAAGGAGAGAAATATGAAAAGAGACCTAAAAGATGCAAGTAGGAAAACATTACTTGGTGTATCAGCAATATTAGCCATAAGCGCTCTCTTTGGCATATACGCTTATCTCATTAAAGAATCTCTTCCTGCCCTTAGGCAAGTTGGGGCAGAACTTTTTCTTTCTGATCAATGGTATCCTGTATGGGATCCACCGGAATTTGGTATGAGGGCCTTAATTACTAATTCTTTGATTGTCACCGTCTTTGGTTCGTTAATCGTAGTACCAGTTGCTTACTTCACAGCGATTTACTTGCACGGTTACGCCGGTGTAAAAGAAAAATCTGTTATTAGACGATTTTTTGAATATCTTTCAGGAGTGCCTTCCGTTATTATAGCTTTTGTGTTTCTCAGATTTTTAAGCCCCGTCTTTCCACAGATCGGTATTTATTCACCTCAAAACTTACTGCTGGCATTGATAGGTTTGTTTTTTCTTACGATCCCACTGTCAACGATACTGATTCTCGAATCTCTTGATAGTGTACCTCGAGAAATCGAAGAAGCAAGTGCAGCACTCGGTGCTCCTGAGTTCAAAACGTATACGAAAATCACTTCAAGAGCAGCCTTACCAGGCATTCTAAACGCTATCGTTCTTACAGCAAACAGGATAGTGGGAGAAACTATAGTCGTTTTACTTCTTGGTGGTGGTGCTTCAATGGTTCCACAGAAACTCACAGATCCTATGAAAACATTAACAGCAGCAATCGCAAGTGAAATGCCAGAAACGGCAAAAGGTTCGATGCATTATTATGCGTTATTCGCAGCTGGATTAATTCTTATCATTTTTTCAACGATATTTGAGACTATTTCAATATCGATACTAAGGAGGCATAAAAAATGAACGAACTAACAAATCCAAGCAAAGCCTCTAGAAAAGACACAAGAGCAAATAAGGTTCTAAAAGTTTTAAGCTACTCAATATCCGCGTTGATAGTGATATTATTCTTACTGGCACTTATTCCCGGTTTAAAATACTGGAACATAGAATTTTTCACCCAGTTTCCTACGGATGGAATGAAAGCAGGCGGTATTTTTCCTGCTATACTGGGTTCTTTCCTAATTACAATCGTAGCATTAGCAATTAGTATACCGCTTGGTATACTACTTGGTGTGGTACTTTCCGAGTACAATCTGGAGTATATAAAATTTGTTGTTACTATTTTAAGCGGAATACCCTCTGTTGTCTATGGCTTGTTTGGGCTTGGACTTTTCTGTATCACCATGGGTATGAGAACATCTATACTCGCAGGAGGACTTACACTGTCTTTGATGGTCTTACCGGTCATTTCATCTTCCGTATATGAAACAATGAGAGCGATCCCAAGAGAATTAAGGGAAGCTGCTTACGCACTTGGCGCAAGAAAGAGCGAAGTAATTTTTGAAATGCTTTTACCGGCTGTAAAAAAGACTATAATAACAGTTTCGCTGGTCTCAGCAGGAAGAGTAATAGGAGAGACAGCACCTCTAATATTGACTGCAGCTGTTTTTTACGCCACAGACTTGCCAAGAAGCTTATTATCACCCGCCATGACCTTACCTACACATCTTTACTTCTTAGCAGCAGCTTACGGTGAAAAAGCAAGGTGGATGGCAGAAGGTACAGCTTCTGTATTGAT
Proteins encoded in this region:
- a CDS encoding phosphate ABC transporter substrate-binding protein translates to MKRFLVAILMLVLSLSIFANTLVIKGSNTLLDVAQLWVEAFSKMYPNVKVTLEGAGSSTGIAALFNNTTDIANSSRWLKDAEIQNMFNSKKWFAPILVAWDGIAIVVHKDLPITNITIQQLRDIYTGKITRWNQIDPNLPARDIVVFSRNTASGTFEVFKEKVLGDEKMSPRVRMLESSMAELETVAKTPFSIAYFGVGYVDPNQVKVLTVNNIAPNKTNILAGKYPLSRPLFVFVDVTNGWPEEGPVAEYLKFIVSKRGQELVEKAGFVAALGQ
- a CDS encoding ABC transporter permease subunit — its product is MKRDLKDASRKTLLGVSAILAISALFGIYAYLIKESLPALRQVGAELFLSDQWYPVWDPPEFGMRALITNSLIVTVFGSLIVVPVAYFTAIYLHGYAGVKEKSVIRRFFEYLSGVPSVIIAFVFLRFLSPVFPQIGIYSPQNLLLALIGLFFLTIPLSTILILESLDSVPREIEEASAALGAPEFKTYTKITSRAALPGILNAIVLTANRIVGETIVVLLLGGGASMVPQKLTDPMKTLTAAIASEMPETAKGSMHYYALFAAGLILIIFSTIFETISISILRRHKK
- the pstA gene encoding phosphate ABC transporter permease PstA, encoding MNELTNPSKASRKDTRANKVLKVLSYSISALIVILFLLALIPGLKYWNIEFFTQFPTDGMKAGGIFPAILGSFLITIVALAISIPLGILLGVVLSEYNLEYIKFVVTILSGIPSVVYGLFGLGLFCITMGMRTSILAGGLTLSLMVLPVISSSVYETMRAIPRELREAAYALGARKSEVIFEMLLPAVKKTIITVSLVSAGRVIGETAPLILTAAVFYATDLPRSLLSPAMTLPTHLYFLAAAYGEKARWMAEGTASVLILFVILVYTIAFAFRREGK